Proteins from a genomic interval of Stenotrophomonas maltophilia R551-3:
- the parC gene encoding DNA topoisomerase IV subunit A, with the protein MTDLARPVFHGFEQLPLREYAERAYLDYSMYVVLDRALPFIGDGLKPVQRRIIYSMSELGLNAASKPKKSARTVGDVIGKYHPHGDSACYEALVLMAQPFSYRYPLIEGQGNFGSSDDPKSFAAMRYTESKLTPIAEVLLGELGQGTTDWAPNFDGTLQEPTWMPARLPHLLLNGTTGIAVGMATDVPPHNLNEIVSALLHLLDNPEASVRDLCEHVQGPDYPSSAEIITAANDLRNMYETGNGSVRARATFTKEANNIVVTALPFQVSPSKVIEQIAAQMRAKKLPWLEDIRDESDHANPVRVVLVPRSNRVDAEQLMGHLFATTDMERSYRVNLNVIGLDGRPQVKNLKMLLSEWLTFRSNTVTRRLQHRLQKVERRLHLLEGLLVAFLNLDEVIHIIRTEDEPKAALIARFGLSDDQAEYILETKLKQLARLEEMKIRGEQDELAKEREKILGILDSKTKLKKLIRDELTADAKKFGDARRSPLVQRQAAQAIDETELVPSEPMTVVMSEKGWIRAAKGHDIDASTLSYRDGDALQGAVRARSTQQVAFLDSEGRAYSTPVHTLPSARGNGEPLTGRFSPAAGTSFVTLASAEPETRFVLASTHGYGFVTRFENLIGRNKAGKAMLNLSAGSTVLTPSVVANVATDRIVAVTSSGNLLAIAANDLPELDKGKGNKIIEIPKAKLATERVVAIVAISPGQTLQVRSGQRTMGLKFNELDAYLGARATRGHLLPRGWQKVEGLSVE; encoded by the coding sequence ATGACCGATCTTGCCCGCCCCGTGTTCCACGGATTCGAACAACTGCCGCTGCGCGAGTACGCCGAACGCGCCTACCTCGACTACTCGATGTACGTGGTCCTGGACCGTGCCCTGCCGTTCATCGGCGACGGCCTGAAGCCGGTACAGCGCCGCATCATCTATTCGATGAGCGAGCTGGGCCTGAATGCCGCGTCCAAGCCGAAGAAGTCCGCGCGCACCGTCGGTGACGTCATCGGTAAGTACCACCCGCATGGCGACAGCGCGTGCTACGAGGCGCTGGTGCTGATGGCGCAGCCGTTCTCGTACCGCTACCCGCTGATCGAGGGCCAGGGCAACTTCGGCTCCAGCGACGACCCGAAGTCGTTCGCGGCGATGCGTTACACCGAATCCAAGCTGACCCCGATTGCCGAAGTGCTGCTGGGCGAACTGGGCCAGGGCACCACCGACTGGGCACCGAACTTCGACGGCACCCTGCAGGAGCCGACCTGGATGCCGGCGCGGCTGCCGCACCTGCTGCTGAACGGCACCACCGGCATTGCCGTAGGCATGGCCACCGACGTACCGCCGCACAATCTCAACGAGATCGTCAGCGCGCTGCTGCACCTGCTGGACAACCCCGAGGCCAGCGTGCGCGACCTGTGCGAGCACGTGCAGGGACCGGACTACCCCTCCAGCGCCGAGATCATCACTGCGGCCAATGACCTGCGGAACATGTACGAGACCGGCAACGGCAGCGTGCGTGCGCGTGCGACCTTCACCAAGGAAGCCAACAACATCGTGGTCACCGCGCTGCCGTTCCAGGTGTCGCCGTCGAAGGTGATCGAGCAGATCGCCGCGCAGATGCGCGCCAAGAAGCTGCCCTGGCTGGAAGATATCCGCGATGAGTCTGACCATGCCAACCCGGTGCGCGTGGTGCTGGTGCCGCGTTCCAACCGCGTCGACGCCGAGCAGCTGATGGGCCACCTGTTCGCGACCACGGACATGGAGCGCAGCTACCGCGTCAACCTCAACGTGATCGGGCTGGACGGCCGTCCGCAGGTGAAGAACCTGAAGATGCTGCTCAGCGAATGGCTGACCTTCCGCAGCAACACGGTCACCCGCCGCCTGCAGCACCGCCTGCAGAAGGTCGAGCGCCGCCTGCACCTGTTGGAAGGCCTGCTGGTCGCCTTCCTCAACCTGGATGAGGTGATCCACATCATCCGGACCGAGGACGAACCGAAGGCGGCGCTGATCGCGCGCTTCGGCCTGTCCGACGACCAGGCCGAGTACATCCTGGAAACCAAGCTGAAACAGCTTGCGCGCCTGGAAGAGATGAAGATCCGTGGCGAGCAGGACGAGCTGGCCAAGGAGCGCGAGAAGATCCTCGGCATCCTCGACAGCAAGACCAAGCTGAAGAAGCTGATCCGCGACGAACTGACCGCCGATGCCAAGAAGTTCGGCGACGCACGCCGTTCGCCGCTGGTGCAGCGCCAGGCCGCGCAGGCCATCGACGAGACCGAGCTGGTGCCGAGCGAGCCGATGACGGTGGTGATGTCCGAGAAGGGCTGGATCCGCGCCGCCAAGGGCCACGACATCGATGCCTCGACGCTGTCCTATCGCGATGGCGACGCGCTGCAGGGTGCGGTGCGCGCACGCAGCACCCAGCAGGTCGCGTTCCTGGACAGCGAGGGTCGCGCCTACTCGACGCCGGTGCATACCCTGCCCTCCGCGCGTGGCAACGGTGAACCGCTGACCGGACGCTTCTCGCCGGCCGCAGGCACCAGCTTCGTGACCCTGGCCAGCGCCGAGCCGGAGACCCGCTTCGTGCTGGCCTCCACCCACGGCTACGGCTTCGTCACCCGCTTCGAGAACCTGATCGGCCGCAACAAGGCCGGCAAGGCGATGCTGAACCTGTCAGCCGGTTCGACCGTGCTGACCCCGTCGGTGGTGGCCAACGTCGCCACCGACCGCATCGTGGCGGTGACCAGTTCGGGCAACCTGCTGGCAATCGCCGCCAACGACCTGCCGGAACTGGACAAGGGCAAGGGCAACAAGATCATCGAGATCCCCAAGGCCAAGCTCGCCACCGAACGCGTGGTCGCCATCGTGGCGATCAGCCCGGGGCAGACCCTGCAGGTACGCAGCGGGCAGCGCACGATGGGGCTGAAGTTCAACGAGCTCGACGCCTACCTCGGCGCCCGCGCCACCCGCGGCCACCTGCTGCCGCGTGGCTGGCAGAAGGTCGAAGGGCTGTCGGTGGAATGA
- the bfr gene encoding bacterioferritin: protein MKGNPDVIACLKELLRGELAARDQYFIHSRRYEDQGLFALYERLNHEMEEETQHADALLRRILFLGGDPDMRPHATEPGKTVEEMLQKDLDTEYAVRNNLAAGMKLCEEKGDYVSRDMLLAQLKDTEEDHAWWLEQQLGLIKRIGLELYQLSKIDGNGAPAH from the coding sequence ATGAAAGGCAACCCGGACGTCATCGCCTGCCTGAAGGAACTGCTGCGCGGCGAACTCGCTGCCCGCGACCAGTACTTCATCCATTCCCGCCGCTACGAGGACCAGGGCCTGTTCGCGCTGTACGAACGCCTGAACCACGAGATGGAAGAGGAAACCCAGCACGCCGACGCGCTGCTGCGCCGGATCCTGTTCCTCGGCGGCGACCCGGACATGCGCCCGCATGCCACCGAGCCGGGCAAGACCGTGGAGGAGATGCTGCAGAAGGATCTCGACACTGAATACGCGGTTCGGAACAATCTCGCCGCCGGCATGAAGCTGTGCGAAGAGAAGGGCGACTACGTGAGCCGCGACATGCTGCTGGCGCAGCTGAAGGACACCGAGGAAGACCACGCCTGGTGGCTGGAACAGCAGCTGGGCCTGATCAAGCGCATCGGCCTGGAGCTGTACCAGCTGAGCAAGATCGACGGCAACGGCGCCCCGGCGCACTGA
- the dapE gene encoding succinyl-diaminopimelate desuccinylase: protein MSAVLDLTCELIARPSVTPDDAGCQTLLAARLKQAGFQCDHLRLGEVDNLWATHGQGAPVLVLLGHTDVVPPGPREAWASDPFTPQIREGVLYGRGTADMKGSVAAFVVAAEQFVAAHPDHTGTLAVLLTSDEEGDAIDGVRHVARLFAERGQRIDWCITGEPSSTATLGDLLRVGRRGSLSAKLRVQGVQGHVAYPEKARNPIHQAAPALAELSARRWDDGYESFPPTSLQISNIHAGTGANNVIPGELEVDFNIRYNPHWDAPKLEAEITALLDQHGLQYTLKWHRSGEPFYTPEGTLRATARAVLAEHIGRAPEESTGGGTSDARFIAPLGAQCIEVGPVNASIHQVDENVRVDELEALPGLYQRLVERLLV, encoded by the coding sequence ATGAGTGCGGTCCTCGACCTGACCTGCGAACTGATCGCACGACCCTCGGTGACGCCGGATGATGCTGGCTGCCAGACACTGCTGGCGGCACGCCTGAAGCAGGCCGGGTTCCAGTGCGATCACCTGCGCCTGGGCGAGGTCGACAACCTGTGGGCGACCCATGGGCAGGGTGCGCCGGTGCTGGTGCTGCTGGGCCACACCGACGTGGTGCCGCCCGGCCCGCGCGAGGCCTGGGCCAGCGATCCGTTCACGCCGCAGATCCGTGAGGGTGTGCTGTACGGCCGTGGCACCGCCGACATGAAGGGCAGCGTGGCGGCGTTCGTGGTGGCCGCCGAGCAGTTCGTGGCCGCGCATCCCGATCATACCGGCACGCTGGCGGTGCTGCTGACCAGCGACGAGGAGGGCGATGCCATCGATGGCGTGCGCCACGTTGCACGGCTCTTCGCCGAGCGCGGCCAGCGCATCGACTGGTGCATCACCGGCGAGCCGTCGTCGACCGCGACGCTGGGTGACCTGCTGCGCGTGGGTCGTCGCGGCAGCCTGTCGGCCAAGCTGCGCGTGCAGGGCGTGCAGGGTCATGTGGCGTATCCGGAGAAGGCACGTAACCCGATCCACCAGGCGGCGCCGGCCCTGGCCGAGCTGAGTGCGCGGCGCTGGGATGACGGCTACGAGAGTTTCCCGCCGACCAGCCTGCAGATCTCCAACATCCATGCCGGTACCGGTGCCAACAATGTGATTCCCGGCGAGCTGGAGGTGGATTTCAACATCCGCTACAACCCGCACTGGGATGCGCCGAAGCTGGAGGCGGAGATCACTGCACTGTTGGACCAGCATGGCCTGCAGTACACGCTCAAGTGGCATCGCAGCGGTGAGCCGTTCTACACCCCGGAAGGCACGCTGCGTGCGACTGCGCGCGCGGTACTGGCCGAGCACATCGGCCGCGCACCGGAAGAAAGCACCGGCGGAGGCACCTCCGATGCACGCTTCATCGCGCCGCTGGGCGCGCAGTGCATCGAAGTGGGGCCGGTCAACGCCAGCATCCACCAGGTGGACGAGAACGTGCGCGTGGACGAGCTGGAAGCACTGCCGGGGTTGTACCAGCGGCTGGTGGAACGGTTGCTGGTGTGA
- a CDS encoding tetratricopeptide repeat protein encodes MQHRNGRTGALAALLCLSLAACQSLPPPSTLQLDQQQALEQRGTDGSFDGAWETARTFERFNDLRAVTYYERAAAVTPWSFHNTKAEEALGRIWTSGTLRYADSPHINPAPVLRASWRRGERWSLAAANHGNPYAFFDLAKAYRERDDAQRALRWDLRAMVYQRYASSSSGLPGAVAATGDTVHPLVARIQRRAAAGDADAQVDLGALLEKGVGLPRDPARALQLYQRAGERGNVFGQYFAGLLLGRSAPGVEKDTDAAARWFARAEAQHFYMAAPSYWKKAIEPPFFIFSE; translated from the coding sequence ATGCAACACCGCAATGGACGCACCGGGGCGCTGGCCGCCCTGCTCTGCCTAAGCCTGGCCGCCTGCCAGAGCCTGCCCCCACCCTCCACACTGCAGCTGGACCAGCAGCAGGCACTGGAGCAACGCGGAACCGATGGCAGCTTCGACGGTGCCTGGGAAACCGCGCGGACCTTCGAGCGCTTCAACGATCTGCGCGCCGTCACCTACTACGAGCGCGCCGCGGCGGTCACGCCCTGGAGCTTCCACAACACCAAGGCGGAAGAGGCGCTGGGCCGGATCTGGACCTCCGGCACGCTGCGGTATGCCGACAGTCCACACATCAACCCAGCACCGGTGCTGCGCGCGTCCTGGCGACGTGGCGAACGCTGGTCTCTGGCCGCCGCCAATCACGGCAATCCGTACGCGTTCTTCGACCTGGCCAAGGCCTATCGCGAGCGCGACGACGCCCAGCGCGCACTGCGTTGGGACCTGCGCGCGATGGTCTACCAGCGCTATGCGTCGTCATCGTCGGGACTGCCCGGTGCGGTAGCGGCCACAGGCGATACCGTGCATCCGCTGGTGGCGAGGATCCAACGCCGCGCCGCTGCAGGCGACGCCGACGCACAGGTCGATCTTGGCGCGCTGCTTGAAAAGGGCGTCGGCCTGCCACGCGATCCTGCCCGTGCCCTGCAGCTGTACCAGCGCGCCGGTGAGAGGGGCAATGTGTTCGGCCAGTACTTCGCCGGGCTGCTGCTGGGCCGGAGTGCGCCGGGCGTGGAGAAGGACACCGATGCTGCGGCGCGCTGGTTCGCGCGCGCCGAGGCGCAGCACTTCTACATGGCCGCGCCAAGTTATTGGAAGAAGGCGATCGAGCCGCCGTTCTTCATTTTTTCGGAGTAG
- a CDS encoding cation:proton antiporter: MFMGVQTGGQAPPMKWGWRYLAWAGVPLLAGVLLARYAGPAAPAAVARASVAAEGSWAQHLASPLGLFLLQLLVLLLVAKGAGALLKRFGQPAVIGEMAAGLMMGPLVLGSLLPQLHGALFPASSLGPLGMLSQLGVLMFLLVAGAELDLAALRGRRRFAFTVSHAGIAVPFVLGVALAIWLYPQHGPQGVGFTAFALFVGISMSITAFPVLLRILADRGITQTPLGQTAIACAALGDATAWCLLALIVAAAQASGWLPASLNLLCVVVFVALMLGLVKPWFARQQIAPGREGRWLLGILLLSLASALVTEMLGIHALFGAFAAGVAVSSNAQLRDLLMARVEPFAVTLLLPLFFAMTGLRMRADALQASDIVLCVVVIAVATAGKLLGTFSAARSAGMPTREAWRLGALMNTRGLMELIVLNLGYELGLLGDRLFAVLVIMALVTTAMTGPLLNLIERRRG, from the coding sequence ATGTTCATGGGCGTACAGACCGGGGGCCAGGCGCCGCCGATGAAATGGGGATGGCGTTATCTGGCCTGGGCCGGCGTGCCATTGCTGGCCGGGGTGCTGCTGGCGCGGTATGCCGGGCCGGCAGCGCCTGCGGCGGTCGCCCGTGCCTCGGTAGCCGCCGAAGGCAGCTGGGCGCAGCACCTTGCCTCACCGCTGGGCCTGTTCCTGCTGCAGCTGCTGGTGCTGCTGCTGGTGGCCAAGGGCGCGGGCGCGCTGCTCAAGCGCTTTGGACAACCGGCGGTGATCGGCGAGATGGCCGCTGGCCTGATGATGGGGCCGCTGGTGCTCGGCAGCCTGCTGCCGCAGCTGCATGGTGCCTTGTTCCCGGCCAGTTCGCTGGGGCCGCTGGGCATGCTCAGCCAGCTGGGCGTGCTGATGTTCCTGCTGGTGGCCGGTGCCGAGCTGGACCTGGCGGCGCTGCGTGGCCGCCGGCGCTTCGCCTTCACGGTCAGCCATGCCGGCATCGCGGTGCCGTTCGTGCTTGGCGTCGCCCTGGCGATCTGGCTGTATCCGCAGCACGGCCCGCAGGGCGTGGGCTTCACTGCCTTCGCGCTTTTCGTTGGTATTTCGATGAGCATCACCGCGTTCCCCGTGTTGCTGCGCATCCTTGCCGATCGTGGGATCACACAGACGCCATTGGGTCAGACCGCGATCGCCTGCGCGGCATTGGGCGATGCCACCGCCTGGTGCCTGCTGGCCTTGATCGTCGCTGCGGCCCAGGCCAGCGGCTGGTTGCCGGCCAGCCTCAACCTGCTGTGCGTGGTCGTGTTCGTGGCGCTGATGCTGGGGCTGGTGAAGCCGTGGTTTGCCCGCCAGCAGATCGCGCCGGGCCGTGAGGGACGTTGGCTGCTGGGCATCCTGCTGCTGTCGCTGGCCAGTGCGCTGGTCACCGAGATGCTGGGCATCCACGCCCTGTTCGGTGCATTCGCTGCGGGCGTCGCGGTATCGTCCAACGCGCAGCTGCGCGACCTGTTGATGGCCCGCGTCGAACCGTTCGCGGTGACCCTGCTGCTGCCGTTGTTCTTCGCCATGACCGGCCTGCGCATGCGCGCCGATGCGCTGCAGGCCAGCGATATCGTGTTGTGCGTGGTGGTGATTGCGGTGGCCACGGCCGGCAAGCTGCTGGGCACCTTCAGTGCCGCACGCAGCGCCGGCATGCCCACACGCGAAGCGTGGCGGCTGGGCGCGTTGATGAACACCCGTGGCCTGATGGAGCTGATCGTGCTCAACCTGGGCTACGAGCTGGGCCTGCTCGGCGACCGCCTGTTCGCGGTGCTGGTGATCATGGCGTTGGTGACCACGGCGATGACCGGGCCGCTGCTGAACCTGATCGAGCGACGCCGGGGCTGA
- the asnB gene encoding asparagine synthase B — protein MCSIFGIFGLQAGDDLPALRRHALELSQRQRHRGPDWSGVYLDEGALLVHERLAIVDPAGGSQPLLSADGQLALAVNGEIYNHQQLKATLTTAYDFQTGSDCEVINALYRQGGTPAQWLEQLNGIFAFALWDRDAGRVLVARDPVGVVPLYWGHDAHGRLRVASEMKALVDTCADVAQFPPGHYFDSASGELVRYYQQPWRDYGDVQGRQADLAELRQAFEHAVERQLMSDVPYGVLLSGGLDSSLVAAVAARYARRRIEDGGQTEAWWPRLHSFAIGLKGSPDLAAGAIAAEALGTVHHGFEYTFEEGLDALPEVIRHIETYDVTTIRASTPMFLLARRIKAMGVKMVLSGEGSDEIFGGYLYFHKAPDAREFHDELVRKLDALHNYDCLRANKSMMAWGVEPRVPFLDREFLDVAMRFDAAHKMVGAGFGGRRIEKAVLREAFEGYLPDSILWRQKEQFSDGVGYGWIDGLKAHAEAQVSDRVLAAADKRFAHNPPQTKEAYYYRHLFEQFFPSRAAAETVPGGKSIACSSPAAIAWDASFAAAADPSGRAIAGVHEQALA, from the coding sequence ATGTGTTCGATCTTCGGAATCTTCGGCCTGCAGGCCGGTGACGATCTTCCCGCCCTGCGCCGCCATGCGCTGGAACTGTCGCAGCGCCAGCGCCACCGTGGCCCGGACTGGAGCGGCGTGTACCTCGACGAAGGTGCGCTGCTGGTCCATGAGCGGCTGGCCATCGTCGACCCGGCCGGTGGTTCGCAGCCGTTGTTGTCGGCCGATGGCCAGCTGGCGCTGGCGGTCAACGGCGAGATCTACAACCACCAGCAGCTGAAGGCCACGTTGACCACCGCCTACGACTTCCAGACCGGTTCGGACTGTGAAGTGATCAACGCGCTGTACCGTCAGGGCGGTACGCCAGCACAGTGGCTGGAACAGCTCAACGGCATCTTCGCCTTCGCCCTGTGGGATCGCGATGCTGGCCGTGTACTGGTGGCACGCGATCCGGTCGGCGTGGTGCCGCTGTACTGGGGTCACGATGCACATGGCCGGCTGCGCGTAGCCTCGGAAATGAAGGCACTGGTCGATACCTGTGCCGATGTCGCGCAGTTCCCGCCGGGCCACTATTTCGACAGTGCCAGCGGTGAGCTGGTGCGCTACTACCAGCAGCCGTGGCGGGACTATGGCGACGTGCAGGGCCGCCAGGCCGACCTCGCCGAGCTGCGCCAGGCTTTCGAACATGCGGTGGAACGCCAGCTGATGAGTGACGTGCCGTACGGCGTACTGTTGTCCGGCGGCCTCGATTCGTCGCTGGTGGCGGCGGTGGCCGCGCGCTATGCGCGCCGCCGCATCGAGGATGGCGGGCAGACCGAAGCCTGGTGGCCGCGCCTGCATTCGTTCGCGATCGGCCTGAAGGGCTCGCCCGATCTGGCGGCCGGGGCGATCGCTGCCGAGGCACTCGGCACCGTGCATCACGGCTTCGAATACACCTTCGAGGAAGGCCTCGATGCGCTGCCGGAGGTGATCCGCCACATCGAAACCTATGACGTCACCACCATCCGTGCCTCCACGCCGATGTTCCTGCTGGCGCGGCGGATCAAGGCGATGGGCGTGAAGATGGTGCTCTCCGGCGAAGGCAGCGATGAGATCTTCGGTGGCTACCTGTACTTCCACAAGGCGCCGGATGCACGCGAATTCCACGACGAGCTGGTACGCAAGCTCGATGCCCTGCACAACTACGATTGCCTGCGCGCCAACAAGTCGATGATGGCCTGGGGCGTGGAGCCGCGTGTCCCGTTCCTCGACCGCGAGTTTCTCGACGTGGCGATGCGCTTCGATGCCGCGCACAAGATGGTCGGTGCCGGCTTCGGTGGGCGCCGCATCGAGAAGGCGGTGCTGCGCGAAGCATTCGAGGGCTACCTGCCGGACAGCATCCTGTGGCGGCAGAAGGAGCAGTTCAGCGATGGCGTCGGCTACGGCTGGATCGACGGGCTGAAGGCGCATGCCGAAGCGCAGGTGAGCGACCGTGTGTTGGCGGCAGCGGACAAGCGCTTCGCGCACAACCCGCCGCAGACCAAGGAGGCGTACTACTACCGCCACCTGTTCGAGCAGTTCTTCCCGAGTCGTGCTGCGGCGGAGACCGTGCCGGGCGGCAAGTCGATTGCCTGTTCGTCGCCGGCCGCCATTGCCTGGGATGCCAGCTTCGCGGCAGCGGCGGACCCCTCGGGCCGCGCGATTGCCGGCGTGCACGAGCAGGCACTGGCCTAA
- a CDS encoding penicillin acylase family protein, which translates to MRRTWRWVLGVLIAIVLVTVLGLWLLLRGSLADLDGEHALPGLARPVTIERDALGVVTITAGSQADAMRALGHVHAQERYFEMDLMRRSAAGELSALFGPKAIDADKRMRVHRLRARTEANMQAALGDNIEAVSAYVGGVNEGLTDLSVRPWAYLLLRQSPQPWQASDSVLAGLAMYADLQDPNNQTELALSRIRAVVPPALYALIAHDGTEWDAPLFGEATGNAALPDASQLDLRTLKGKQGTEQEEADVIGSNNFAVAGALTADGRAIVADDMHLGLRAPGLWFRVRLRYPDPQAAGGQVDVTGFSLPGLPAVIVGSNGHVAWGFTNSYIDTADYRTEPANAAVTVHEERIAVAGQADVVFPVRETAWGPILHTHVDGSGDALRWVAHLPGAVRLDFGDLARAGDLDGALHFADRAGIPAQNLVVGDRSGRIAWRLIGARPDRGPGCAPAGFNAASNQDCAPWPIRSDASPALIDPPNHRLWTANGRVLDGEALATVGNGGYDLGARAQQIRDLLAIQDRFDEHDLLAIQLDDRAVFLQRWWALLHDVIERSDDPALKRLKSVSHQWGGRASASSVSYRVVREFRTQVMDTLSDALLAPANAQLGDDYLDPRLAQLEGVAWPMLQQRPANLLPPAYDSWDALLLDAARRTESELAKQGPLAQRTWGERNTAALCHPVTRALPEVAKRWLCMPADPLPGDRDMPRVQTPNFGASERMVVSPGHEADGIVHMPGGQSGHPLSPYWGAGHEDWVHGRPTPFLPGKAQHTMTLVPAR; encoded by the coding sequence ATGCGACGTACATGGCGTTGGGTGCTGGGCGTGCTGATCGCCATCGTGCTGGTTACCGTACTGGGCCTGTGGCTGCTGCTGCGCGGCAGCCTGGCCGACCTCGACGGCGAACATGCACTGCCTGGGCTGGCCAGGCCGGTCACCATCGAGCGCGATGCGCTGGGCGTGGTCACCATCACTGCCGGCAGTCAGGCCGACGCGATGCGTGCACTCGGCCACGTGCACGCACAGGAGCGCTATTTCGAGATGGACCTGATGCGCCGCAGTGCCGCCGGCGAGCTGTCGGCGCTGTTCGGGCCGAAGGCCATCGACGCCGACAAGCGCATGCGCGTGCACCGGCTGCGCGCGCGCACCGAGGCGAACATGCAGGCTGCGCTGGGCGACAACATCGAAGCCGTGAGCGCCTACGTCGGAGGGGTCAACGAGGGCCTGACCGATCTCTCCGTGCGACCGTGGGCCTACCTGCTGCTGCGGCAATCGCCACAGCCGTGGCAGGCCAGTGACAGCGTGCTGGCCGGCCTGGCCATGTACGCCGACCTGCAGGACCCGAACAACCAGACCGAGCTTGCCCTGAGCCGCATCCGCGCGGTGGTGCCGCCGGCGCTGTACGCGCTGATCGCCCACGACGGCACCGAATGGGATGCACCGCTGTTTGGCGAAGCCACCGGCAACGCGGCCCTGCCCGATGCAAGCCAGCTCGATCTGCGCACATTGAAGGGAAAGCAGGGCACCGAGCAGGAGGAGGCGGACGTCATCGGCAGCAACAACTTCGCGGTGGCCGGCGCACTCACTGCCGACGGCCGCGCGATCGTCGCCGACGACATGCACCTGGGCCTGCGCGCGCCTGGCCTGTGGTTCCGGGTGCGCCTGCGTTACCCCGACCCGCAGGCTGCTGGCGGCCAGGTCGACGTCACCGGCTTCTCGCTGCCTGGCCTGCCGGCGGTAATTGTCGGCAGCAACGGCCACGTCGCCTGGGGCTTCACCAACAGCTACATCGACACGGCGGACTACCGCACGGAACCGGCCAACGCCGCCGTCACCGTGCACGAGGAACGCATTGCGGTGGCCGGCCAGGCCGATGTGGTGTTTCCGGTGCGCGAAACCGCCTGGGGGCCGATCCTGCACACCCATGTCGATGGCAGCGGCGATGCGCTGCGTTGGGTCGCACACCTGCCCGGCGCGGTGCGCCTGGACTTCGGTGACCTGGCCCGTGCCGGCGACCTGGACGGCGCCCTGCACTTCGCCGACCGCGCCGGCATTCCTGCGCAGAACCTGGTGGTCGGCGACCGCAGCGGACGCATTGCCTGGCGGCTGATCGGTGCCCGTCCTGACCGCGGCCCCGGCTGTGCACCGGCCGGCTTCAATGCCGCCAGCAACCAGGACTGCGCGCCGTGGCCGATCCGCAGCGATGCCTCGCCGGCGCTGATCGATCCCCCCAACCATCGCCTGTGGACCGCCAACGGTCGCGTCCTCGACGGCGAGGCGCTGGCTACCGTCGGCAACGGTGGCTATGACCTCGGCGCGCGTGCGCAGCAGATCCGCGATCTGCTCGCCATCCAGGACCGCTTCGACGAACACGACCTGCTGGCGATCCAGCTCGATGATCGCGCCGTGTTTCTGCAGCGCTGGTGGGCGTTGCTGCATGACGTCATCGAACGCAGTGACGATCCTGCGCTGAAGCGGTTGAAGTCCGTCAGCCACCAATGGGGCGGCCGGGCCTCGGCCAGCTCGGTGAGCTACCGGGTGGTGCGCGAGTTCCGAACGCAGGTGATGGATACCCTGTCCGATGCACTGCTGGCACCGGCCAACGCGCAGCTGGGCGATGACTATCTGGACCCACGCCTGGCACAACTTGAAGGTGTGGCCTGGCCGATGCTGCAGCAACGCCCCGCCAACCTGTTGCCACCGGCCTACGACAGCTGGGACGCGCTGCTGCTTGATGCCGCACGCCGCACCGAGAGCGAGCTGGCCAAGCAGGGCCCACTGGCCCAGCGCACCTGGGGAGAGCGCAACACCGCGGCGCTCTGCCACCCTGTCACACGGGCGTTGCCCGAGGTCGCCAAGCGCTGGCTGTGCATGCCCGCCGACCCGCTGCCCGGCGACCGTGACATGCCGCGCGTGCAGACGCCCAACTTCGGCGCCTCCGAACGCATGGTGGTTTCGCCCGGCCACGAGGCCGACGGCATCGTGCACATGCCCGGCGGCCAGAGCGGGCACCCGCTGTCGCCGTACTGGGGCGCCGGCCACGAAGACTGGGTGCATGGGCGGCCGACGCCGTTCCTGCCCGGCAAAGCGCAGCACACGATGACGCTGGTGCCAGCGCGGTAG
- a CDS encoding arsenate reductase: MAMSTTVYGLKNCDTCKKATKWLDRFGVPYTFVDYRDNKPSPETLLAWAAQLGGLAAMVNKSSTTWRQLPDNRKAADSEAEWKLLLREYPQLIKRPLVVTADGTVSQGFSDNGFKARFGVGDA; encoded by the coding sequence ATGGCCATGAGCACCACTGTCTACGGTTTGAAGAACTGCGATACCTGCAAGAAGGCGACCAAGTGGCTGGACCGCTTCGGCGTGCCGTACACCTTCGTCGACTACCGCGACAACAAACCCAGCCCGGAAACGCTGCTGGCATGGGCGGCGCAGCTGGGTGGCCTGGCCGCGATGGTCAACAAGTCCTCCACCACCTGGCGGCAGCTGCCGGACAACCGCAAGGCTGCTGATTCCGAGGCCGAATGGAAGCTGCTGCTGCGCGAGTACCCGCAGCTGATCAAGCGTCCGCTGGTGGTCACTGCCGATGGCACGGTCAGCCAGGGGTTCAGTGACAACGGTTTCAAGGCCCGCTTCGGCGTGGGTGACGCATGA